The proteins below are encoded in one region of Neisseria bacilliformis:
- a CDS encoding exodeoxyribonuclease VII small subunit, which translates to MKTVKQVFRRPFPHQTPPRNTMKKAPKNFEEALKRLETLTESMQNADLPLEDALAAYQEGSQLVKYCRDKLAQAEQKLHILDSDGLIQEYTPDEQ; encoded by the coding sequence CTGAAAACCGTAAAACAGGTTTTCAGACGGCCTTTTCCCCACCAAACCCCGCCGCGAAACACCATGAAAAAAGCCCCGAAAAACTTTGAAGAAGCCCTCAAACGCCTCGAAACCCTCACCGAGTCCATGCAAAACGCCGACCTCCCCCTCGAAGACGCCCTCGCCGCATATCAGGAAGGCAGCCAGCTCGTCAAATACTGCCGCGACAAACTCGCCCAGGCTGAACAAAAACTCCACATCCTCGATTCAGACGGCCTCATCCAAGAATACACCCCCGATGAACAATAA
- the dnaN gene encoding DNA polymerase III subunit beta — translation MLILQADRDSLLKPLQAVTGIVERRHTLPILSNVLIENTHGQTNILATDLEIQINTAGPDSEAGDFRITTNAKKLQDILRALPEGALVALDWAQNRLTLKAGKSRFALQTLPAEDFPLMSVGEEIGSAFSLPQDTLKTMLAQVQYSMAVQDIRYYLNGLLMQTEGGQLRLVATDGHRLAYSAAAIEADLPKAEVILPRKTVLELFKLLNRPDEQVSVELLENQVRFRCNGSVIVSKVVDGKFPDYNRVIPLDNDKIFLLNRAAFLGALERAAILANEKFRGARLHLQPGLLSVVCSNNEQEEAREELEIAYQGGELEAGFNINYLMDVLRNIHADDIQLAFGDANRSTLFTIPNNPDFKYIVMPMRI, via the coding sequence ATGCTGATACTGCAAGCCGACCGCGACAGCCTGCTCAAACCGCTGCAAGCCGTAACCGGCATCGTCGAACGCCGCCACACCCTGCCCATCCTCTCCAACGTCCTCATCGAAAACACGCACGGGCAGACCAACATCCTCGCCACCGACCTCGAAATCCAAATCAACACCGCTGGCCCCGACAGCGAAGCCGGCGACTTCCGCATCACCACCAACGCTAAAAAACTGCAAGACATCCTGCGCGCCCTGCCCGAAGGCGCGCTGGTCGCCCTCGACTGGGCGCAAAACCGCCTCACCCTCAAAGCAGGCAAATCCCGCTTCGCCCTGCAAACCCTGCCCGCCGAAGACTTCCCCCTGATGAGCGTCGGCGAAGAAATCGGCTCCGCCTTCTCCCTGCCGCAGGACACCCTCAAAACCATGCTCGCCCAAGTGCAGTACAGCATGGCCGTGCAGGACATCCGCTACTACCTCAACGGCCTTTTGATGCAGACCGAAGGCGGCCAGCTGCGCCTCGTCGCCACCGACGGCCACCGCCTGGCCTACTCCGCCGCCGCCATCGAAGCCGACCTGCCCAAAGCCGAAGTCATCCTGCCGCGCAAAACCGTGCTCGAACTCTTCAAACTGCTCAACCGCCCCGACGAACAAGTCAGCGTCGAACTGCTTGAAAACCAAGTACGCTTCCGCTGCAACGGCTCGGTCATCGTCAGCAAAGTCGTCGACGGCAAATTCCCCGACTACAACCGCGTCATTCCGCTGGACAACGACAAAATCTTCCTGCTCAACCGCGCCGCCTTCCTCGGCGCGCTCGAACGCGCCGCCATCCTCGCCAACGAAAAATTCAGAGGCGCGCGCCTGCACCTGCAACCCGGCCTGCTCAGCGTCGTGTGCAGCAACAACGAACAGGAAGAAGCCCGCGAAGAACTCGAAATCGCCTACCAGGGGGGCGAACTCGAAGCCGGCTTCAACATCAACTACCTTATGGACGTGCTGCGCAACATCCATGCCGACGACATCCAGCTCGCCTTCGGCGACGCCAACCGCTCTACCCTGTTCACCATCCCCAACAACCCCGACTTCAAATACATCGTAATGCCCATGCGTATCTGA
- the dnaA gene encoding chromosomal replication initiator protein DnaA → MTLAEFWPLCLRRLHDTLDARQFDTWIAPLTVDEEDGAWAVYAKNQFSANMLRNQFAEAVEAVRAELAPAQSPLVFKAGRGASYPMAAAAAAPPQRPSENSGEPAPAAAAKGKQAAKPSAQDILAERLKNLPPRAQAADETPAPRKTAAATAPKDTAAEERDAHYARSNLSSDYTFETLVEGKGNRMAAAAARSIAENPGKSYNPFFLYGSTGLGKTHLVQAVGNELLKNRPDAKVRYMHSDEYIRSFMKAVRHNGYDVFKQQYKQYDLLIIDDIQFIKGKDRTMEEFFYLYNHFHNEKKQLILTCDVLPAQIEGMDDRLKSRFSWGLTLELEPPEFEMRVAILQKKAEASGVTLCEDAAFFIAKYIRSNVRELEGAFKRVEASSRFQQKPIDIDLATEALQDIVASTYKVITAELILDAVAKHYRVKISELLGKKRTRNIARPRQVAMSLTKDLTNLSLPAIGDAFGGRDHTTVMHGIKAVAKLRGEDPELAQDYEKLLLLLQN, encoded by the coding sequence GCACGACACGCTGGACGCGCGCCAGTTTGACACTTGGATCGCGCCCCTGACCGTGGACGAGGAGGACGGCGCGTGGGCGGTGTATGCGAAAAACCAGTTTTCCGCCAATATGTTGCGCAACCAGTTTGCCGAAGCCGTCGAAGCCGTGCGCGCCGAACTCGCGCCCGCGCAAAGCCCGCTGGTGTTCAAGGCGGGGCGGGGCGCGTCTTATCCGATGGCCGCTGCGGCGGCCGCGCCGCCGCAGCGGCCGTCTGAAAACAGCGGCGAACCCGCGCCCGCCGCAGCGGCCAAAGGCAAACAGGCCGCCAAACCCAGCGCGCAGGACATTCTCGCCGAGCGTTTGAAAAACCTGCCGCCACGGGCGCAGGCCGCAGACGAAACCCCCGCACCGCGCAAAACCGCCGCCGCGACTGCGCCAAAAGACACCGCCGCCGAAGAGCGCGACGCGCACTACGCGCGCAGCAACCTGTCGTCCGACTACACGTTTGAAACGCTGGTGGAAGGCAAGGGCAACCGCATGGCCGCCGCCGCCGCCCGCTCCATCGCCGAAAACCCCGGCAAAAGCTACAACCCGTTTTTCCTCTACGGCAGCACCGGTCTGGGCAAAACCCATCTTGTGCAGGCGGTGGGTAACGAACTGCTGAAAAACCGCCCCGACGCGAAAGTGCGCTACATGCACTCGGACGAATACATCCGCAGCTTTATGAAGGCGGTGCGCCACAACGGCTACGACGTGTTCAAGCAGCAATACAAGCAATACGACCTGCTCATCATCGACGACATCCAGTTCATCAAGGGCAAAGACCGCACGATGGAAGAATTCTTCTATCTGTACAACCACTTCCACAACGAGAAAAAACAGCTCATCCTCACCTGCGACGTACTGCCCGCGCAAATCGAAGGCATGGACGACCGGCTCAAATCGCGTTTTTCCTGGGGGCTGACGCTGGAACTGGAACCGCCCGAATTCGAGATGCGCGTGGCCATTTTGCAGAAAAAGGCCGAAGCCTCGGGCGTAACCCTGTGCGAAGACGCGGCGTTTTTCATCGCCAAATACATCCGCTCCAACGTGCGCGAACTCGAAGGCGCGTTCAAGCGCGTCGAAGCCAGCAGCCGCTTCCAGCAAAAGCCCATCGACATCGACCTGGCCACCGAAGCCTTGCAGGACATCGTCGCCAGCACCTACAAAGTCATCACCGCCGAGCTGATACTCGATGCCGTCGCCAAGCACTACCGCGTCAAAATCAGCGAGCTGCTGGGCAAAAAGCGCACCCGCAACATCGCCCGCCCGCGCCAAGTGGCCATGAGCCTCACCAAAGACCTCACCAACCTCAGCCTGCCCGCCATCGGCGACGCCTTCGGTGGCCGCGACCACACCACCGTCATGCACGGCATCAAAGCCGTCGCCAAGCTGCGCGGCGAAGACCCCGAGCTGGCGCAGGACTACGAAAAACTGCTGCTGCTGCTGCAAAACTGA
- a CDS encoding polyprenyl synthetase family protein: protein MNNKPHADWQTRAQAQTETLLENLMPSENHAPQELHRAMRYAVLGGGKRLRPLLVLAASELGQADPDATAHAMAAVELIHAYSLVHDDMPAMDNDSLRRGKPTCHIAYGEAAALLAGDALQTLAFDIITRPAALPAERRLQMAATLARASGSLGMAGGQAIDLANVGKTLTQSELEHMHRLKTGALIRAAVRLGGLACPDLDDTALHSLDSYAAALGLAFQVIDDVLDCAADTATLGKTAGKDAQNNKPTYVSLMGEKAAAQYAETLTAQALAALVPFGSRAENLRALARFVTERKN, encoded by the coding sequence ATGAACAATAAGCCCCACGCCGACTGGCAGACACGCGCGCAGGCGCAGACCGAAACCCTGCTCGAAAACCTCATGCCGTCTGAAAACCACGCCCCGCAGGAGCTGCACCGCGCCATGCGCTACGCCGTCCTCGGCGGCGGCAAACGCCTGCGCCCCCTGCTTGTCCTCGCCGCCTCCGAACTCGGGCAGGCCGACCCCGACGCCACCGCCCACGCCATGGCCGCCGTCGAACTCATCCACGCCTACTCCCTCGTCCACGACGACATGCCCGCCATGGACAACGACAGTCTGCGGCGCGGCAAACCCACCTGCCACATCGCATACGGCGAAGCCGCCGCCCTCCTCGCCGGCGACGCCCTGCAAACCCTCGCCTTCGACATCATCACCCGCCCCGCCGCGCTGCCTGCCGAACGCCGCCTCCAAATGGCCGCCACCCTCGCCCGCGCCAGCGGCAGCCTCGGCATGGCCGGCGGCCAGGCCATCGATCTCGCTAACGTCGGCAAAACCCTCACGCAAAGCGAACTCGAACACATGCACCGCCTCAAAACCGGCGCACTCATCCGCGCCGCCGTCCGCCTCGGCGGCCTTGCCTGCCCCGACCTGGACGACACCGCCCTGCACAGCCTCGACAGCTACGCCGCCGCCCTCGGCCTCGCCTTCCAAGTCATCGACGACGTACTCGACTGCGCCGCCGACACCGCCACCCTCGGCAAAACCGCCGGCAAAGACGCGCAAAACAACAAACCCACCTACGTCTCCCTGATGGGCGAAAAAGCCGCCGCGCAATACGCCGAAACCCTCACCGCCCAAGCCCTCGCCGCCCTCGTCCCCTTCGGCAGCCGCGCCGAAAACCTGCGCGCCCTCGCCCGCTTCGTTACCGAACGCAAAAACTGA
- a CDS encoding TlpA disulfide reductase family protein translates to MKSAAFATALLFSCAALAAADLAAFPDGRPRDFPDLKAPVRVVNFWGSYCKPCVKEMPEMSAWFKKQKKGSVDLVGIAVDRKENIAAFLKQTPVSYPVWLYTGQDSRSFMKAHGNTVGALPFTTVEAVKCGKREAILGGVDAKKLDEAVKKVSAACK, encoded by the coding sequence ATGAAATCCGCCGCCTTTGCCACCGCCCTGCTGTTTTCCTGCGCCGCGCTTGCCGCCGCCGACCTTGCCGCCTTCCCCGACGGCAGGCCGCGCGACTTTCCCGATTTGAAAGCCCCGGTGCGGGTGGTCAATTTCTGGGGCTCGTACTGCAAGCCCTGCGTGAAGGAGATGCCGGAAATGTCGGCATGGTTTAAAAAACAGAAAAAAGGCAGCGTCGATTTGGTCGGCATCGCCGTGGACAGGAAGGAAAACATCGCCGCCTTTCTGAAACAGACGCCCGTGTCCTATCCCGTGTGGCTCTACACCGGCCAGGACAGCCGCAGCTTTATGAAGGCGCACGGCAACACCGTGGGCGCGCTGCCCTTCACCACCGTCGAGGCGGTGAAATGCGGCAAACGCGAGGCGATACTCGGCGGCGTGGACGCGAAAAAGCTGGACGAAGCCGTGAAAAAAGTGTCCGCCGCGTGCAAATAG